DNA sequence from the Leguminivora glycinivorella isolate SPB_JAAS2020 chromosome 13, LegGlyc_1.1, whole genome shotgun sequence genome:
gatCAATAAATTTCTGATTCAAAAATTATTCGTATGGATGTCGATAAAATAGTCGATATTTAATTAAGCACTTTGcattacgtcttgtactgagactgactgaaagaGCACGCCACGTTCGTAAGTTTCCGTAAGAATATGATatgaaggaaaatcttttctcactacatctgtacctccGTCCAAATTAACTCCTACCTCACAATACCAGTATTACCTACGcttctaaaaataaacaaacacagTTATATGTAAAGCCAATATAAGTCAAATTGCCTACGAGTATTTGgtgcacagatgtcatatataccatagatcaagcaaacgtatcttcttagcgtgtcaaatgaactcagtgaaatccactgagttgtccgtctttaatcgcagcttgcagctttcgggcgtcaatttttgtaagttgaagtcaatcaaaacataaaaaatgcctcgttacgtgatattcaattgcaacaacacaaaaattatgaacaatcaagagcctgagacatatttaaaattacaggcaagaaacaacttcagtacaaaatttgacacgctcggcccctatacaaatagatgaacttgtttcttctatataaataaagttctgtgattTGGTGATTTACGACCCTTCGCCGACTTTCAACTTTTTCGGCATACCTACCGGATAAAACTCGTGCTTGTTGAAAAGGCTGTAACCCCAAAGAGTTAAAAATCAAAAACGACATCCTATTTGAACGCATCGTTGCTCAAAAATTACAGCTTGCAGCGCTACGAACGGgttctatacaaatatatctGCACTTTTCACCCAGCACCTGACGTTAGCGTTGTTTCAcccacattttattttaaaattacgttGCTCCGGTACGATCGCGCCGCCCTTCGCTGACTATACAGAAATGTTACTGCTATCGCCCACAAACACTCGACTCAGGCTCCGGTTAAACCAGCTTTACCAGCTGCACGCCTCATAGAAGCTGGGAAAATCCTTAGTAAACACGAAATTGAAGACCTAGTGGCTGAGCACTATGTCATAACATCATGGATGAGATTCAAACTCACAAACTCTAGTTACTAGGCTGTCATAAGGCAAAAGATGAAGATCGGATTGCGAGTGTACCTGGGCCATCTAGGTATCGCTGGAGCAACATGGTGGAGATCTGTGTAAAATCTGAGTCAAGATTTGGCGAAAATTCATGAAGAACCGAAAGATGTGGCGCGGTCTTGTGTCGGAGCCCGGAGGTCACGTCTAACTTTGAGTCACTGTTTAATacgccaaatgcacaaacgctcacgataatatctgttttgtAGCTATCTTTCTCTATCATTCTTGTGTGTTGACtgttggcgcaacagagccagactgcatttctgtctgcgtctagcgtcgacgattgccattcggctacgccgcgCCGGCTGAACAGTCTAATTTTGGCCAGTTGAGTGCGAATGGAGGCGAGCGAGTGTCAACCTGCGCGTGCACAAATATAAGTGTCTTTCTTCACCATTACGAGTTGGTCTGAAAGCTACTGACTGATGACGAGTATCTAAGCATTGGGAATGACTCTGCTGTCGGTACAGTTTTCCGCTTTGCGATTTTTGCTTTCAATGCAGGCAGCTTTATGCAACGTTTTCAGCAGAGCGGCGAGATATTCCTCGTGATAAATAACTTCGATACCGTACTTGGTTACTATAATCGCTCTCTGAGGCTCCGAGAATGATTGCACGGGTAAGAGATACCTACCTGAATTTCCTTCAGTTGAATCTTTTTAAACACATACTTACCCTAGCTAAATAGTTATTGATATCGGCATTGATTCGGCGCGGGGTTGCTACGTAACAATTAATAAGGATATATTTTGGCCCTAGGTCACGCGgccgcggtaggcctaagaagcgctggctggacgtcgtgacagcggacatggaagagaacaatctctcacctcaggatgccgaagaccgggcaaagtggagaaggctgagcaggaaagcggaccctggcgctaggccgggaaaacgctaggttgaagaagaagaagaagatattttGATACCTACAGAGGGGTTCTTGCaaaaccaatttaaaaaaatagttaagtagtttttaagtaaagtaggtatttgtactTGTACTAAACATGAAAAtgtacttttctcaaacatgcaatgaaatattgtctttacgttccttaaaatgggctgggaagtatcgctttttgggcgcaacaactcgagaggactgtaaagggatttcgtattatttttcaggcctaggcctgcaaagtaacttttttttataaaatattgtcctttagagcattttttttttatttcattgtatgtttgagaaaagcactatacatgcctcggcgtgaaaacggattcccggcctcgtatccctatccggcctcgctcgcacgctcgctcggccgtatatacccacttggccggaaatcctaattttcccggcctctgatgtaatgtactaatgcaagaaataaaagactttttttatttatattttgataaaggtGGAGACAAGTTAATTCTCATTGGTTGGATTAATAGGTGGTACCGATCATTAGGATTGGCACAACTTGAAATCTGGGTGCACTATCTTTGTTAAGATAATTTACCTATTtgtttaaagctaggaacacactacgcggacgtccgtcgtaaatcgaccgcggacgggaatctggacaatggaaatacacataaccgtgcaaactatcggtcgacggacgcggacgtggccttgagcgcacggacgtccgatcgaaatctggctctctggatgttttgttccgtgcacactgataggtcgcggtcgcggtcgttttacgacggacgtccgcgtagtatgttcctagctttaagctaggaacacactacgcggacgtccgtcgtgaatcgaccgcggacgggaatctggacaatgaaattacacataaccgtgcaaactatcggtcgacggacgtggacgtggccttgagcgcacggacgtccgatcgaaatcagGCTCTCTGGAtattttgttccgtgcacactgataggtcgcggtcgcggtcgttttacgacggacgtccgcgtagtatgttcctagctttaagctaggaacacactacgcggacgtccgtcgtgaatcgaccgcggacgggaatctggacaatgaaattacacataaccgtgcaaactatcggtcgacggacgtggacgtggccttgagcgcacggacgtccgatcgaaatctggctctctggatgttttgttccgtgcacactgataggtcgcggtcgcggtcgttttacgacggacgtccgcgtagtatgttcctagctttattgaCGACCCGACTCTATAAAATATCCGAAAGGTATCTATAGTGCCACGCACTAGAAGGGGACTACAAGATTCAACCCTAAACAACTGTCAAACTTcagttttgtacttttttttttttgtagaacataccTACCATTATTTATTATGTGCTAAAGTACCAGTAAGGCCACACTTAAAAAAACAGAGAAGGAGGGGGCGGCATAAATAGTCCATCCATTGTTCGGCCGCTCCGTGTAACAGGCACAGACAACGGTCTGAGgatgaaaaataaaaagaaacccAGCCGTTTATAGGCAGGGTTGCAAGCCGTTGCCACTTTACTGACTTGTTAGGATTATTTGAACTTTTGTACAAGGATCACGGGCACGTACACTCAATTCTGCGCTATGGTGCAGTCGTATGGGGTAAAGTAAAGACAGAAACCATGATGATGCTGCCAGCAGAACTTGGATTCTAGGCATAGGAATTCCATCTAACGCCACTTCAAGTAGGTATAGTGCACGACAACGCAACTCATGGTAGCACGAGCCACTGGCTCCAGAGAACCAGCCGCTCGCTCCAGGGCGTAAGCCGCTTAAACTCGTTAGCTAGCTTGAATCTAAACGCTAGCTCAAATCTGGCCGCCATTTGAGAGCTTTGACATTTTTAACGTAGTATGAGAAGGTGTATCAATTCAGtttccttcaaatcaagggtgaacaggcatcttctgggcgagctcactccatcgtaggccacgtttttACCGTTGGCtaatctgtggccaagagtaagcccatttatacaaaaaaaaacaaaaaatttactttttggtAGTTTTTTAAATATGCAAACTGGCAACCCAATTTATAGGCGGTCTCATTATTAAGCGCTTTCTCGTTGCCCCGCGAAAAAGCCGCTGACGTACCCATTCTCCGCTTATTTGTTTGCTTATCTTTTAAATGTATCTATTCAATTTGGACCTCAATGGTGTTTCGTTTTGGTTGGACGCTGTGGCAGCGTTTCGTTTACACTCATTAGGTGCCCATTTTGTTTTTGTAAGTGAATTGGAATCAGCATATTGTGCAGTGCAATATCAACCCGCAACCAACTGATATACAATCTTAGTAACATTTAAATACTTAACCAAATTACGAAACAGTACTATAGCTGATTTTAAGCTCTAGAAATAGGTAAGGGGAGAAATAGGTCTATGAAAATATGAGCGAAAGAAAATTCGGTCGGTAGGTATGGTCATTGAGCTGGTTTTCCTACCAACACAAATTAACACGAATAAAGCCGCGGGCGAGAAataattttcaaatatttctaaCTACTACGTAGTTTAAACCGGCACACATTCCACGAAAAGTAATCTACAATCTACATTTACACGGGCACAAAAATGTCGGTAGGTACACAGCAATAACGACTGTTTTGTCTGTGGCCAGAGCCATAGACGTCCTTTGTAGCGCACCTGTTATTAAAAACTTGTGCTAGCCACGGGAGCAGCattcaaaatttgaaaatcgaatTCGTTTTTCGCTCGCAGTGCTAGTATGTACGCGTCGTTGACTGTTCTTTTTACGAAATATGTAACTGCCAAGTGCTCATCATGACTTGAGTAGTATATTCTTTGATCATGACCAGTGATCGGATCAACTATaggagcaaaactttaacaaaaccttagagctgacataaattaaaaaaaaaaaaaaacaacattattattttcagatcagtgttaaatttgattctatACCTGAATCCACGATTTACAATACtttactacaaggatattaatattttcagggcTGTAAGCACTCTTTAATGTAgacttagcaagttttgttaaagttttgcttccatagttccgatcactgatcATGACATATTGTCGATCTACATCTACGACGCCTTTGCGCTATATACGGAGAAATTAATTTTACCGGTTACGAAGTAGCGGTTAATGTGTTAGGTAACTAGTTCGTACACTTCTCGCTACATACACATTTCCCCATGATATCAGCTACGCTCGTACCTTGTGAGTTGTGttcattttcgtacaaaatcatACCTACTGGCAGTGAATGTGTAGATATACTCAAGGGAGACCTATACTGCAAACTTCCTTTGATCTATTGTCAAATCAAATtcatatttataatcatttaatGCCGGGTGCAATATTCTTTTTCGTTATTCAAATTCGTATTTATGTAGGTAGCTGCTCCGTATATTTTGTCGCTTTTCGGTGGCCGGTCTGGTTCGCCCGTCTGATTTTGATGGATGGTTGTTTATGGTTGAATATGCAGTTTTTGTTTTACCGCGTGTTGCTACATTCGTAAAATAAACTTTGTGCGCAGGTGGCGCTTGTACATATTTCATAATTTCAGTCTCTAttctcctttatttattttatatttaatctttTTGCAGGAATgtccaggggcggctcactccgcgattctatcgccgagCTACatgtacatgctggcggccgcgagttcgcggcccattcagccgtgacgaccttcacgcggcgcaatagaattcaatgtcgactgctcgcgtgcggtccgtttgttattGTAGGTACgtatttagaatggcggcattttgtgaacgtcaaaggagtgagccttctgtacttgtactattatatgttctGTGGTATGTCTTTCAAATCACGGAAACCATAGGGTATTCTGCACCTTTGGAAAGCGTGCGCAGAGTttaggcacagaatatataatatataatagtacaagctgTACAAGTGGTTCAGGCTGACGTATTATTAGCATTTTATTACTAAAAGGACCTATAAAAGATAAGGAGTCTATATGACACGAGAACTAGTTACTCGTACTCGCCAGACTACTGTCAcacattattaataagttactaacgtaacagatcttTCACTTGCcagcaaaacgacaaatacctaattctttatttaactaatactaatgactatgggaacaaatcaaattattttaacaaatattctgatttgtgttttttatgtagtcacactactatatataaattaaaaatcgaaataagatgtcatatattaaagaaaaaatgacgagcaccaccagtggtgaaggccggattcgaaccggcgtcttttagcaatccgggccaaacgccatcacccctaggccacctcgccacagcggaagccgtcgaaattcggttcgaatccggccttcaccactggtggtgctcgtcattttttctttaatatatgacatcttatttcgatttttaatactAATGAGTTACTACCACTACGTAAAACTcggaagaatagtaggtacgtgccacgcgaatACACAGGGGAcgcgtggcgcccctcggccacttgttcattcgaatgaacggatagcgtgtaggtacttaacgcgcgaccgcgattGAGTGACGTAGTCGTGCTACTGTCCAGTTAAATACTTATAAGCTTATCAGAATAATAGTAACCATACCTAAAGGCATTCTctttttgtaacttgtaacttctcTGGTTTTTGCAGGTGTTTATGGACAAAGCcttcgccacacataaagcgttttgatagcggagcgtcagcggagcgcaatgatagcggtgcgccggcggaacgctggcgttccgctcgcaatccgcgcgcattccgctcgcaatccacgctcgttagttcccgccggcgtccgctgggcgcaacgccagcgttcgtccggcgcaccgctatcgctgcgctccgctgacgctccgctaccgctccgcctacgctatcaaaacgcgcatgtgtggccgagctttaatggCTGGAACATCAGACGACGCGACTACCAAGTTGCTTGCTTCCAacataggtaattaaaaaatacagtaCATACCTTCATCAAAAGTTTCTCTAGGAGGCAGGTACAgatgtttaattttcttttagtTTTTTACAAACACTCTCCATTTACTCAAGAGTAATGTCTGAAAAGTTGGAATGAATTATTCAAAAGGCTTCTATAGACAACAACTTTTTATTTACAAGttttcttttaatattttatgatgacatttatttaagtacTTGCTAGTATAGTGTGGGCTACCTTCCCACTTACACCTAAACTtacattaataatatatttacacttataataaaataaaatcattaatatatacacatatttatttatatacattttatacacataTATACATTGACTTACATCgctaaacaaacaaacacaatattatattacatttacatatttataatatacacgTTAAGTTTATGTATCGTCCGTCAATAATTTGCCGTACCAACAGGTCGTTGTGTGCTATGCAAACGCGCACCGCGATAGCAGTTCTTTGTTCGCGGGGCCCGGTTTCGATGCGTCCAGTACCGGCCGGCAAGCGCCGCGCCCCACCTCAGTCGATGCACGATACTGACGCGAAACGCATGTCGCTTATGACCGCTAGACGCATTACGATCGCTATCGCTTTGCCTTTGTTTAAACTGTATTTTCTATTTCTTCCGTACTGTTACCTTCTGTGTTTCTATCTTCTGAACTTTGGACATTCCTTCTGTGTTGTAAACATATTTatagacattataatatttattggagAAAGTGGATGTTTGCATTTTGTGGCTGACCTACGTCACGCACCCTGCCTGCAACCCCATACTGGTGACCCCTGAAGAACACAGGACCGAAGGATATTTACCAGAAAACCGTACGTAGAAGTGTCCAGAAAAATAGATAACAAAAGTACCGTTATGCCGCCCGTCACAGAAGTACCGGTTGGAGTGCCTGTTTCCACTGCACCATCCGTCACTACTGCTCCGCTCGGTTCCACAACATCGACGACGGACTCATCCGATGTTTGTAAGGTCGGAATGCGACTCCCACCTTTTTGGCCAGAGGACCCTGAGATTTGGTTCTCACAGGTTGAGAGTTCGTTCGACGTGGCCGGCATCAACACGGATCTGACCAAGTATAATTATATCGTCAGCCAGTTAGATCGTCAATATGCGAAGGAGGTCAGGGATGTTATCACCAACCCGCCGGCAACTGATAGGTATAAAAAGCTGAAAAGCGAACTCATCAGTAGGCTGAGCAACACGACCGAGCGACAAATCCAGCAACTTCTGCACCATGAAGAGCTGGGTGAGCGTAAGCCTTCACAATTTCTGCGTCACCTGCAGGCCTTGGCAGCCAATCGTATATCGGACGACGTTTTACGCTTGATGTGGACCAACAGATTACCTGTGACTGTGCAAACTGTCCTCGCAGGTCACCCAGATGCTTCTATGGACATTATCGCTGACCTTGCTGACAGAGTCTACGATATCGGCCCACGCTGCGCTTGTTCATCGCACGTCGCTTCCGCCAGCTCCGAGCAACCAGGCTCCAGTAATGACGCCTTGGCGAGGGAGATAGCTGCACTCAGGAGAGAGGTTCGCGACTTGAAGATGGACCGTGGTGGGGGAAGATCCCGCCCAAGGGATCGTAGCCGCTCCAGGAGGCAGAGCCGTTCCAGCACCAGATCCCAGTCCAGCTACAGAAAATTTCCCGTCTGCTGGTACCATTCCAGACATGGGGAGAACGCTAGCAAGTGCTTGCAACCCTGCGACTACAACAAGTCGGGAAATGCCACGGGCAGTCGGTAATGGCGACTCCTGACCGCCCTGTCACTTCGCGTCGCCTGTTTGTCACCGACAGAAGGTCGAAGCTGCAGTTCTTGGTCGACACCGGTAGCGACCTCTGCGTCTTCCCCAAGTCGTTACTACGCGAGCGTCGAGCGCCGACGGGGTACAACCTCTCCGCAGCCAATGGGACGCCGATCGAAACCTTCGGTTACGCGCATCTCA
Encoded proteins:
- the LOC125232776 gene encoding uncharacterized protein LOC125232776, producing the protein MPPVTEVPVGVPVSTAPSVTTAPLGSTTSTTDSSDVCKVGMRLPPFWPEDPEIWFSQVESSFDVAGINTDLTKYNYIVSQLDRQYAKEVRDVITNPPATDRYKKLKSELISRLSNTTERQIQQLLHHEELGERKPSQFLRHLQALAANRISDDVLRLMWTNRLPVTVQTVLAGHPDASMDIIADLADRVYDIGPRCACSSHVASASSEQPGSSNDALAREIAALRREVRDLKMDRGGGRSRPRDRSRSRRQSRSSTRSQSSYRKFPVCWYHSRHGENASKCLQPCDYNKSGNATGSR